Within the Cetobacterium ceti genome, the region AAAAAGAAAAAATTAATAAGTTAAAAAGATTTGAAAAAAAGCTATCTGAAAGAAACAGAAAAAAAATAAAATTAATGTTCGAGGATTTCTCAGTGGCTCTTATTAATAATAATAAATTTTCTGTAAAAATAGATATAGATTATTCTAAATTTGAAGAAATTGCAAAAAAATATTTAAGTGAAATTTTTTATTATAATGTTCATTCAACTGTCAATTTCTTTTCAAAGTTATTTGGGTGGCAAATATCAAAGAATAAATTGAAAGGGATTATAGATACTGTATTAAATAATCATAACAAAAAATATGCAGCAGAAAAGGTAACAAAGATTACTGAAACTACTAAAAAACTATTAAATAAAGTTCTTACTGATAGTCAACGTGATGGATTAGGGCTAAAAGGGACATTTAATAGAATATTAGAAAAAGTGAAAGAAATGGGAATTAACAGAGCAAAAACAATAGCAAGAACAGAGACTTCAATGGCGATAAA harbors:
- a CDS encoding phage minor head protein — encoded protein: MTEKEKINKLKRFEKKLSERNRKKIKLMFEDFSVALINNNKFSVKIDIDYSKFEEIAKKYLSEIFYYNVHSTVNFFSKLFGWQISKNKLKGIIDTVLNNHNKKYAAEKVTKITETTKKLLNKVLTDSQRDGLGLKGTFNRILEKVKEMGINRAKTIARTETSMAINTTSFKTAKTAKIKKKKWIHLGGAYTSRRNHQMLNNKIINIDEYFDLGGGIRCLYPHESGLQASEVVNCNCLIIFV